TCGAATATTTTTTATTATCATCGTAAGGAATAATATGATGACCGAGGCAATAACAATGGTTCCTCCAGGCGCTAAGTCCCCATAGAAAGATAGGAATAAGCCAATAATAACGGACCATACACCGAATCCTATGGCGTATATAAAAGTTTCCTTAAAACTCTTTGAAACCTGTAGGCTCGTAGCCACTGGGATCACCATTAAGGAGGATATTAAAAGTACACCTACGATTCGCATGGATATTGCAATGGTCATGGCAACTAAAATTGTGAAGTAGAGATTCGTGAACTTTACTGGAACGCCAGCTAGCTTTGCTGCTTCTTCATCAAATGCCATATAAAATAAAGCCTTGTAAAAGAATACAATGGAAAAAATGATGATAATTCCTAAGATTAATATGACCGTGATATCCTGATCGGAGGTCAGCCCAATGCTACCAAATAAATAGCTAAATATGGCTGCATTTGAGTTACCCAGACTGATAAATATGGTGGCTAATCCGATGCCCACAGATAGCATAATAGAAATCGATATCTCAGCATATTGCTCATATTCCTTTCGAAGCTTTTCCATAGCAAGGGCCCCTAGAACAGAAAAGCCCAGTGCCCCATAAATAGGATAGACCCCTGCTAAAATCCCTCCTGCGACCCCTGCCAATGCTACATGGGACAAGGTATCGCCAATCATCGACATTCTTCTAAGCACCAGAAAAACACCGATGGCAGGACAGATCATCGCCACCATAATCCCTGCCAGAAAGGCCCTTTGCATAAAACCGTAGCTTAATATTTCTAACATAAAAATTCCCCTCTTTATCTTGATCCTTATCCCTTTGGAGCAGATAAAAATCATTCTAGTTCGTTTCGTATTAATGTCTGTGATGTAGCAAACTGGAGTTGTGCCCATAAACCTCTTTAATATACTCCTGCTCATTAAATTGATCGGTGGAATGCACAAATACACTTTTATTGCCAACACAAGCCACCCGATTGGCTCTATTGGTGATGACACCAATATCATGGGACACCATGACCAAAGTGATGCCTAATTTTTTATTTAGTCGTTCCATCAAGCTATAGAACTGTTCCTGTGATTTTACATCGACCCCAACTAAAGGCTCGTCCATAAAAATAATTTCAGGATTACTGACGAGAGCACGTGCAATAAAAACTCTTTGTTGCTGCCCTCCAGAAAGATTGCCGATCAGCTGTTTTTCATAGTCCAGCATGTCCACAACCGCTAAGGCTTTTTTGACCTTTTCTCGATCTTCCTTGCTGGTAAACTTTAAAATCCCCTTTTTACTATACAAATTGGCGCCTACGATCTCTTCCACCGTTGCGGGAAAAGCAGAATTAAAGTCTCGCACCCTTTGGGATATATAACCGATCCTTCCCCAACCATTAAAATCCTCAATGGTAGAATCTAATAAAGTAATGCTACCCTTTTGCGGTTTTAAGATTCCTAGCATAATTTTGAGTAAAGTGCTTTTAGCGGAACCATTGGGGCCTACGATTCCTAAAAAATCCCCCTTATACAGTGTCAAATTGATCTCTTCCAATATATATTTTTCATTATAGCCAAAAAATACATCCTTTACTTCTAAAACCTTTTCCATTTAATCCACCAGAGCTTTCTTCAATGTTTCTAAATTCTGATACATAATGGAGATATAGCCATCCCCATTGTTCTTTTGTTCCTCTGTTAATCCTTCGATGTTATACAGCGTCAATACCTGAAGCCCTGCTTCATTGGCTAAAACCTCTGCAGTTTTCACATTTGCTAAAGCCTCAAAGAATATATACTTTATATCATGCTCTTTCGCTAGCTTCGTAAGCTCTGCAAGTCTTTTAGGACTTGGCTCTGCATTTGGAGAAATACCTGCAACTGCAATTTCTTCGATATTGTATCGTTTCGCTAAGTAACCGAAGGCGGAATGGGAAACGATTATTTTTCTATTGGTGGCATCCTTTAATTCTTCTATAAATTGATCGTTTAATTTTTCTAATTCCTCTTTAAATCTACTATAATTTTCTTCATAGATGGGTTGATGATCTGGATCCATATCCACAAAGGCCTCTTTAATCGCCTCTGAAATCTGGATTGCATTCACAGGATCCACCCATATATGTGGATCATATAGACCATGCTTATGGTCTTCTTCGTGGTCGTGGTCATGGTCATCATCCTCGTGATCATAATCCTCCCCATGATGTTCTTCACCGAGGGTTAGAAGCTCTACGCTTTTACTTGCATCGATTACTTTGATATCCTTTCCCTTCAACAGCACCAAAACCTTTTCTACCCAAGGTTCCATATCCAGTCCATTATAAATAAAAATATCTGCACGCTCCAAATCTGCGATGGTTTTTGGCGAAGGATCAAAGCTATGAGGCTCTGTACCTGCAGGTACAATGGTGGTTATTTTTACATAGTCTCCACCGATTTCCTTTGCAAAATCATAGTAAGGATAAAAGCTAGCAAATACCTGGATTACTTTCTGACTGTCTTTTTCTCCATCAACAGTTTCTAATGGTTTTTCTTGATTGGTACATCCTACTACAGATAGAAACAATATCATCATCAAAATATGTAATTTTATCCATCGGTTTTTCATTTTATACCTCCAAAAATTTGATCGTATTTTGCCTCCATATTGATTATATCCCTTTTGCTTTATAATTAAAATAAAATTGTTTATTTCCACGGCCAAATTTTATAGTTTATTTAATTTTACATACCAAAAAAAGCAGACTGGCTGCTTTTTTGTGTTTATTATGCATCTATTTTCTTTCTTTTATAAATCATATTGGCAATTACAATACTGAACTCATACAGAACAATCATTGGTAACGCCATCATGGACTGAGAGACAACATCCGGCGGTGTTAAAATAGCTGAAACGACAAAGATCCCCAATATAACCATCTTTCTATGCTTCTTAAATGTAGCTGGTGTCGCTAATCCCAATTGCGTTAAGAGGATTACGATTAAAGGCAACTCAAATACCACACCGAATGAAATTAGGATAGAGCTAATATAGCTGATATAATTAGCAAAAGAAAATAGGGGTTCAATGCCATTGACCGTCATTTTAACAAAAAACTGAATCGTCATTGGAATAATGATAAAGTATGCAAATACAACACCCATCACTAAGAACACAATCCCCATAAACATGGCAAAAAGCACGTATCTTTGTTCTTTTTCCTTCAAACCGGGCCGAATAAACATCCATATTTGAAATAAAACGATGGGGGCTGAAACCACAATTCCCACGACTAAGGAAATTTTAATATACGAAATAAAAAGTTCTGGTGGACTTAGATAGATAAATTCCAACCCATCTGCTGGCCTTACAAGAATTTCTATAATTTTATCTACATAATTATAACTTGCCAAGCTGCCTGCAATAATGGCAATTGCAGCGATGATTAATCTCTTTCTCAGTTCTCCCAGATGTTCTACTATGGTTAAACGCAAGTCGTTATCTGCCATCATTACCCCTCCTAGTATTTACCAAAATGGCAATTTGGAAAAGTGCACACTTTACACTTTAAGCATTGTCCGCCATATCCCATCCTCGTAATGTCCCGTCTTACAATTTCTTCTCCTGCCAGAACCCTCGGCAATAAAATGTCGAATCCTGTAGTAGAAGCATACATCACACACCCAGGAAGGCCGAATACTGGAATTCCTTCTAAATAACCAAAAAGCAGCATGGCTCCTGGTAATACAGGGGTTCCATAGGAAATAATATTGGCACCGGTAGCTTTAATAGCACCAGGCGTCTTATCGTCTGGATCTACGGACATTCCACCTGTAACGATGATCAGCTCTGCACCTTTTTCCTTCCATTCTAAAACAGCTTCTTTAATGGTCTCCAGCTCATCTGGAACGATGGTTTTAAAACTGACCGTTGTTCCGAAGGCTAACAGTTTTTTCTCAATTACTGGCCCGAATTTATCTTCAATTCTTCCTTTATAGACTTCGCTGCCCGTTACAACTAAACCCGTCTTTAATTCTTTGTAGGGCTTTACCTCAAATATCGGCCCGCTCTCCTTTAAGATTCTTTCTGCTGCTTCTATTTGATCCCGTTTTATAGTAAGGGGGATGACTCTACATCCTCCGATCAATCCACCTTCCTCAATGGGCATATTACCATGAATGGTGGCTAAAGAAATATCGCCCAAATCATTGATTTCATCCAAAATTTCTCGATTGATCTTCAATAAGCCCTTATACTTTGCCTTTATATCGCACTTTCCTTCTTTCGGCTCTGTAAACGCCACACCTTCACCACAAAGTAAATTGGCTAAAATAAGAGCAGCCTCTTCTTCGTGAACTTCATCTTCACCTAATTCAAATATATAAATGTGTTCTTTTCCTATTCTGAGTAATCTTTCTACATCACTTTCCTTAATCACGTGACCCTTTTTAAAGGCTACCCCTTTAAACTCACCTGGTATAATTTCAGTAATATCATGACCTAGGACCATACCAATCGCTTCTTCTGTTTGTACCACTTTCATCTTCTCACCTCATTTAAATAATTACAATCCAACCTTATGAAATTAATTAATTTGAAGCCAGCTTTTTTCTCAGAGCTTCTTTTTTATTGCATATAGGACATTCTTTTTCACCTTGAACAGCAACAAAATCCTTGTGACACAAGGAACATTCCGTTAAACTGATTTGTTTTTTTAAGTGATATCGATTGATATCACCTGATCGCAGGTCGTCTCCCTCAATGGCTTTTTTAGAACAAGATTCTATACACTTTCTGCATTGATAACATTTCCCGGCATGGTGGTACAGCTTTAATGTTCCATCCTCTTTCTCAAGGCTCCAAGCCTTATTTGGACAGGCAGATTGACACTGTCCGCAGCCATTGCACTGTTCATTTATCCGCCAAGTACTCAATAAAGAACCTGTTGGAATGGTATTTTCTTTTTGTATATCTGCTATACTGCTGATCTTATGAAGCAAAATC
Above is a genomic segment from Alkaliphilus oremlandii OhILAs containing:
- a CDS encoding metal ABC transporter permease; translation: MLEILSYGFMQRAFLAGIMVAMICPAIGVFLVLRRMSMIGDTLSHVALAGVAGGILAGVYPIYGALGFSVLGALAMEKLRKEYEQYAEISISIMLSVGIGLATIFISLGNSNAAIFSYLFGSIGLTSDQDITVILILGIIIIFSIVFFYKALFYMAFDEEAAKLAGVPVKFTNLYFTILVAMTIAISMRIVGVLLISSLMVIPVATSLQVSKSFKETFIYAIGFGVWSVIIGLFLSFYGDLAPGGTIVIASVIILFLTMIIKNIRKKIKK
- a CDS encoding metal ABC transporter ATP-binding protein, encoding MEKVLEVKDVFFGYNEKYILEEINLTLYKGDFLGIVGPNGSAKSTLLKIMLGILKPQKGSITLLDSTIEDFNGWGRIGYISQRVRDFNSAFPATVEEIVGANLYSKKGILKFTSKEDREKVKKALAVVDMLDYEKQLIGNLSGGQQQRVFIARALVSNPEIIFMDEPLVGVDVKSQEQFYSLMERLNKKLGITLVMVSHDIGVITNRANRVACVGNKSVFVHSTDQFNEQEYIKEVYGHNSSLLHHRH
- a CDS encoding metal ABC transporter substrate-binding protein, with product MKNRWIKLHILMMILFLSVVGCTNQEKPLETVDGEKDSQKVIQVFASFYPYYDFAKEIGGDYVKITTIVPAGTEPHSFDPSPKTIADLERADIFIYNGLDMEPWVEKVLVLLKGKDIKVIDASKSVELLTLGEEHHGEDYDHEDDDHDHDHEEDHKHGLYDPHIWVDPVNAIQISEAIKEAFVDMDPDHQPIYEENYSRFKEELEKLNDQFIEELKDATNRKIIVSHSAFGYLAKRYNIEEIAVAGISPNAEPSPKRLAELTKLAKEHDIKYIFFEALANVKTAEVLANEAGLQVLTLYNIEGLTEEQKNNGDGYISIMYQNLETLKKALVD
- the tatC gene encoding twin-arginine translocase subunit TatC; translated protein: MADNDLRLTIVEHLGELRKRLIIAAIAIIAGSLASYNYVDKIIEILVRPADGLEFIYLSPPELFISYIKISLVVGIVVSAPIVLFQIWMFIRPGLKEKEQRYVLFAMFMGIVFLVMGVVFAYFIIIPMTIQFFVKMTVNGIEPLFSFANYISYISSILISFGVVFELPLIVILLTQLGLATPATFKKHRKMVILGIFVVSAILTPPDVVSQSMMALPMIVLYEFSIVIANMIYKRKKIDA
- a CDS encoding molybdopterin-binding protein, which translates into the protein MKVVQTEEAIGMVLGHDITEIIPGEFKGVAFKKGHVIKESDVERLLRIGKEHIYIFELGEDEVHEEEAALILANLLCGEGVAFTEPKEGKCDIKAKYKGLLKINREILDEINDLGDISLATIHGNMPIEEGGLIGGCRVIPLTIKRDQIEAAERILKESGPIFEVKPYKELKTGLVVTGSEVYKGRIEDKFGPVIEKKLLAFGTTVSFKTIVPDELETIKEAVLEWKEKGAELIIVTGGMSVDPDDKTPGAIKATGANIISYGTPVLPGAMLLFGYLEGIPVFGLPGCVMYASTTGFDILLPRVLAGEEIVRRDITRMGYGGQCLKCKVCTFPNCHFGKY